In Thioalkalivibrio paradoxus ARh 1, the following are encoded in one genomic region:
- a CDS encoding HvfA family oxazolone/thioamide-modified RiPP metallophore: MKDHLFNRKTLAATIGTAAVGLAMGSTPLFAATDLGQGYQVSQSSTALQKLAQGSCGEGTCGGASGEKETEGSCGEGRCGGASDDNGDDKDTEGKCGEGRCGG, from the coding sequence ATGAAAGACCATCTCTTCAATCGCAAGACCCTCGCCGCCACCATCGGCACCGCCGCCGTCGGCCTCGCAATGGGCAGCACGCCGCTGTTTGCCGCGACCGACCTCGGCCAGGGCTATCAGGTCAGCCAGTCCTCCACCGCGCTGCAGAAGCTCGCTCAGGGCAGCTGCGGCGAAGGCACCTGCGGCGGCGCTTCCGGCGAGAAGGAAACCGAGGGTAGCTGCGGCGAAGGTCGCTGCGGCGGTGCCTCGGACGACAATGGCGATGACAAGGACACGGAAGGCAAGTGCGGTGAGGGCCGTTGCGGCGGCTAG